From the genome of Drosophila melanogaster chromosome 2L, one region includes:
- the Cf2 gene encoding chorion factor 2, isoform A, with protein MIKSTTNPQEQRLPRPEDQSPAPPPPPPSSATTSTAAPATPTHQVATVIANMDTLKTAFLPNLSMDPNVHVSPHYCPMCHQQFERPQHVADHMQLCHGITLNAQGAIATLDGGHPQAQQHPKLSHPCFNCDEKFGNAVDLDEHHRLAHQTPAFLSRCLMCSIYGIHSATQQPNEYKCTQCGSICTTAMLAAGQQGFMEQQEAAVTPDDQLPAMAPRDMRLTPEEQHHQQQLQAEHHHQQQHQQQQQQQQQQQELLEQQQREMQEQAQQQQVHHHQQDQDLAGDQVALKVPPLTVKLNKNANGGAIVSHPQVIIKEEPLSLSDSGDVVNSVPVYAIQANPGVPAPASSGVLVGTQTVPADLAHKIRHKCPDCPKTFKTPGTLAMHRKIHTGEADATPKERPYTCSYCGKSFTQSNTLKQHTRIHTGEKPFRCGYCGRAFTVKDYLNKHLTTHTGEKPFHCGYCEKSFSVKDYLTKHIRTHTGEKPYTCPYCDKRFTQRSALTVHTTKLHPL; from the exons ATGATAAAGTCCACCACGAATCCACAGGAACAGCGTCTGCCACGCCCCGAGGATCAGTCGCCagcgccgccgccgccgcccccCTCCTCAGccaccacctccaccgccgccccagccacgcccacgcacCAAGTGGCCACCGTGATAGCCAACATGGACACCCTGAAGACAGCCTTTCTGCCCAATCTCAGCATGGACCCCAATGTGCACGTGTCGCCGCACTATTGTCCCATGTGTCACCAGCAGTTTGAGCGACCGCAGCACGTCGCGGATCACATGCAGCTGTGCCACGGGATCACGCTGAACGCCCAGGGAGCCATTGCCACGCTGGACGGCGGTCATCCGCAGGCACAGCAGCACCCCAAGCTCAGCCACCCCTGCTTCAATTGTGATGAAAAGTTTGGCAACGCCGTCGATTTAGACGAACACCATCGGCTGGCCCATCAGACGCCCGCCTTCCTGTCCCGCTGCCTTATGTGCAGCATCTATGGCATCCACTCGGCCACCCAGCAGCCCAACGAGTACAAATGCACGCAGTGCGGCTCCATTTGCACCACCGCCATGCTGGCTGCCGGACAGCAGGGCTTTATGGAACAGCAGGAGGCGGCGGTGACGCCCGACGATCAGCTGCCGGCAATGGCGCCCCGTGATATGAGACTGACGCCCGAGGAGcagcaccatcagcagcaactgcaggcGGAGCACCAccatcagcaacagcaccaacaacaacaacagcagcagcagcagcagcaggaactgctggagcagcagcagcgtgaAATGCAGGAGCaggcgcaacagcagcaggtgcACCATCACCAGCAGGATCAGGATCTCGCCGGCGACCAGGTGGCGCTGAAGGTGCCACCACTCACCGTCAAGCTAAACAAGAACGCCAACGGTGGCGCCATTGTGTCGCATCCGCAGGTCATTATCAAGGAGGAGCCACTCAGCCTGAGCGACAGTGGTGATGTTGTCAACTCTGTGCCTGTCTATGCCATACAAGCCAATCCCGGTGTACCCGCTCCGGCCAGTTCGGGTGTGCTAGTCGGCACACAAACGGTACCTGCCGATCTGGCGCACAAGATCCGGCACAAATGTCCGGATTGTCCAAAGACCTTCAAGACGCCCGGCACGCTGGCCATGCACCGCAAGATACACACAGGCGAAGCAGA CGCCACGCCCAAAGAACGCCCCTACACGTGCTCCTACTGCGGCAAGTCCTTCACTCAATCGAATACACTAAAACAGCACACTCGCATACATACAGGTGAGAAACCATTTAGATGTGGCTATTGTGGCAGGGCGTTCACTGTTAAGGATTACCTGAACAAACATTTAACGACTCACACGG GAGAGAAGCCGTTCCACTGCGGTTACTGCGAGAAGTCCTTCAGCGTGAAGGACTATCTGACCAAGCACATACGGACGCACACCGGCGAGAAGCCGTACACCTGTCCGTATTGCGACAAGCGCTTCACGCAGCGCAGCGCCCTCACTGTGCACACGACCAAGCTGCATCCGCTCTAG
- the Cf2 gene encoding chorion factor 2, isoform E — translation MIKSTTNPQEQRLPRPEDQSPAPPPPPPSSATTSTAAPATPTHQVATVIANMDTLKTAFLPNLSMDPNVHVSPHYCPMCHQQFERPQHVADHMQLCHGITLNAQGAIATLDGGHPQAQQHPKLSHPCFNCDEKFGNAVDLDEHHRLAHQTPAFLSRCLMCSIYGIHSATQQPNEYKCTQCGSICTTAMLAAGQQGFMEQQEAAVTPDDQLPAMAPRDMRLTPEEQHHQQQLQAEHHHQQQHQQQQQQQQQQQELLEQQQREMQEQAQQQQVHHHQQDQDLAGDQVALKVPPLTVKLNKNANGGAIVSHPQVIIKEEPLSLSDSGDVVNSVPVYAIQANPGVPAPASSGVLVGTQTVPADLAHKIRHKCPDCPKTFKTPGTLAMHRKIHTGEADATPKERPYTCSYCGKSFTQSNTLKQHTRIHTGEKPFHCGYCEKSFSVKDYLTKHIRTHTGEKPYTCPYCDKRFTQRSALTVHTTKLHPL, via the exons ATGATAAAGTCCACCACGAATCCACAGGAACAGCGTCTGCCACGCCCCGAGGATCAGTCGCCagcgccgccgccgccgcccccCTCCTCAGccaccacctccaccgccgccccagccacgcccacgcacCAAGTGGCCACCGTGATAGCCAACATGGACACCCTGAAGACAGCCTTTCTGCCCAATCTCAGCATGGACCCCAATGTGCACGTGTCGCCGCACTATTGTCCCATGTGTCACCAGCAGTTTGAGCGACCGCAGCACGTCGCGGATCACATGCAGCTGTGCCACGGGATCACGCTGAACGCCCAGGGAGCCATTGCCACGCTGGACGGCGGTCATCCGCAGGCACAGCAGCACCCCAAGCTCAGCCACCCCTGCTTCAATTGTGATGAAAAGTTTGGCAACGCCGTCGATTTAGACGAACACCATCGGCTGGCCCATCAGACGCCCGCCTTCCTGTCCCGCTGCCTTATGTGCAGCATCTATGGCATCCACTCGGCCACCCAGCAGCCCAACGAGTACAAATGCACGCAGTGCGGCTCCATTTGCACCACCGCCATGCTGGCTGCCGGACAGCAGGGCTTTATGGAACAGCAGGAGGCGGCGGTGACGCCCGACGATCAGCTGCCGGCAATGGCGCCCCGTGATATGAGACTGACGCCCGAGGAGcagcaccatcagcagcaactgcaggcGGAGCACCAccatcagcaacagcaccaacaacaacaacagcagcagcagcagcagcaggaactgctggagcagcagcagcgtgaAATGCAGGAGCaggcgcaacagcagcaggtgcACCATCACCAGCAGGATCAGGATCTCGCCGGCGACCAGGTGGCGCTGAAGGTGCCACCACTCACCGTCAAGCTAAACAAGAACGCCAACGGTGGCGCCATTGTGTCGCATCCGCAGGTCATTATCAAGGAGGAGCCACTCAGCCTGAGCGACAGTGGTGATGTTGTCAACTCTGTGCCTGTCTATGCCATACAAGCCAATCCCGGTGTACCCGCTCCGGCCAGTTCGGGTGTGCTAGTCGGCACACAAACGGTACCTGCCGATCTGGCGCACAAGATCCGGCACAAATGTCCGGATTGTCCAAAGACCTTCAAGACGCCCGGCACGCTGGCCATGCACCGCAAGATACACACAGGCGAAGCAGA CGCCACGCCCAAAGAACGCCCCTACACGTGCTCCTACTGCGGCAAGTCCTTCACTCAATCGAATACACTAAAACAGCACACTCGCATACATACAG GAGAGAAGCCGTTCCACTGCGGTTACTGCGAGAAGTCCTTCAGCGTGAAGGACTATCTGACCAAGCACATACGGACGCACACCGGCGAGAAGCCGTACACCTGTCCGTATTGCGACAAGCGCTTCACGCAGCGCAGCGCCCTCACTGTGCACACGACCAAGCTGCATCCGCTCTAG
- the Cf2 gene encoding chorion factor 2, isoform G, with product MIKSTTNPQEQRLPRPEDQSPAPPPPPPSSATTSTAAPATPTHQVATVIANMDTLKTAFLPNLSMDPNVHVSPHYCPMCHQQFERPQHVADHMQLCHGITLNAQGAIATLDGGHPQAQQHPKLSHPCFNCDEKFGNAVDLDEHHRLAHQTPAFLSRCLMCSIYGIHSATQQPNEYKCTQCGSICTTAMLAAGQQGFMEQQEAAVTPDDQLPAMAPRDMRLTPEEQHHQQQLQAEHHHQQQHQQQQQQQQQQQELLEQQQREMQEQAQQQQVHHHQQDQDLAGDQVALKVPPLTVKLNKNANGGAIVSHPQVIIKEEPLSLSDSGDVVNSVPVYAIQANPGVPAPASSGVLVGTQTVPADLAHKIRHKCPDCPKTFKTPGTLAMHRKIHTGEADATPKERPYTCSYCGKSFTQSNTLKQHTRIHTGEKPFHCGYCEKSFSVKDYLTKHIRTHTGEKPYTCPYCDKRFTQRSALTVHTTKLHPLXGRPGGGRQLPVPAPAAPPPPTHPPNPSGPGAPPPLSADTDTDPKKPSAAAAASA from the exons ATGATAAAGTCCACCACGAATCCACAGGAACAGCGTCTGCCACGCCCCGAGGATCAGTCGCCagcgccgccgccgccgcccccCTCCTCAGccaccacctccaccgccgccccagccacgcccacgcacCAAGTGGCCACCGTGATAGCCAACATGGACACCCTGAAGACAGCCTTTCTGCCCAATCTCAGCATGGACCCCAATGTGCACGTGTCGCCGCACTATTGTCCCATGTGTCACCAGCAGTTTGAGCGACCGCAGCACGTCGCGGATCACATGCAGCTGTGCCACGGGATCACGCTGAACGCCCAGGGAGCCATTGCCACGCTGGACGGCGGTCATCCGCAGGCACAGCAGCACCCCAAGCTCAGCCACCCCTGCTTCAATTGTGATGAAAAGTTTGGCAACGCCGTCGATTTAGACGAACACCATCGGCTGGCCCATCAGACGCCCGCCTTCCTGTCCCGCTGCCTTATGTGCAGCATCTATGGCATCCACTCGGCCACCCAGCAGCCCAACGAGTACAAATGCACGCAGTGCGGCTCCATTTGCACCACCGCCATGCTGGCTGCCGGACAGCAGGGCTTTATGGAACAGCAGGAGGCGGCGGTGACGCCCGACGATCAGCTGCCGGCAATGGCGCCCCGTGATATGAGACTGACGCCCGAGGAGcagcaccatcagcagcaactgcaggcGGAGCACCAccatcagcaacagcaccaacaacaacaacagcagcagcagcagcagcaggaactgctggagcagcagcagcgtgaAATGCAGGAGCaggcgcaacagcagcaggtgcACCATCACCAGCAGGATCAGGATCTCGCCGGCGACCAGGTGGCGCTGAAGGTGCCACCACTCACCGTCAAGCTAAACAAGAACGCCAACGGTGGCGCCATTGTGTCGCATCCGCAGGTCATTATCAAGGAGGAGCCACTCAGCCTGAGCGACAGTGGTGATGTTGTCAACTCTGTGCCTGTCTATGCCATACAAGCCAATCCCGGTGTACCCGCTCCGGCCAGTTCGGGTGTGCTAGTCGGCACACAAACGGTACCTGCCGATCTGGCGCACAAGATCCGGCACAAATGTCCGGATTGTCCAAAGACCTTCAAGACGCCCGGCACGCTGGCCATGCACCGCAAGATACACACAGGCGAAGCAGA CGCCACGCCCAAAGAACGCCCCTACACGTGCTCCTACTGCGGCAAGTCCTTCACTCAATCGAATACACTAAAACAGCACACTCGCATACATACAG GAGAGAAGCCGTTCCACTGCGGTTACTGCGAGAAGTCCTTCAGCGTGAAGGACTATCTGACCAAGCACATACGGACGCACACCGGCGAGAAGCCGTACACCTGTCCGTATTGCGACAAGCGCTTCACGCAGCGCAGCGCCCTCACTGTGCACACGACCAAGCTGCATCCGCTCTAGGGAAGGCCGGGCGGTGGCCGCCAGTTACCCGTTCCTGCCCCAgccgctcctcctcctcctactCATCCTCCAAATCCTTCTGGTCCTGGTGCGCCGCCGCCGTTGTCCGCCGACACGGATACAGATCCCAAGAAGCCATCTGCGGCGGCTGCGGCATCGGCTTAG
- the Cf2 gene encoding chorion factor 2, isoform F — MDTLKTAFLPNLSMDPNVHVSPHYCPMCHQQFERPQHVADHMQLCHGITLNAQGAIATLDGGHPQAQQHPKLSHPCFNCDEKFGNAVDLDEHHRLAHQTPAFLSRCLMCSIYGIHSATQQPNEYKCTQCGSICTTAMLAAGQQGFMEQQEAAVTPDDQLPAMAPRDMRLTPEEQHHQQQLQAEHHHQQQHQQQQQQQQQQQELLEQQQREMQEQAQQQQVHHHQQDQDLAGDQVALKVPPLTVKLNKNANGGAIVSHPQVIIKEEPLSLSDSGDVVNSVPVYAIQANPGVPAPASSGVLVGTQTVPADLAHKIRHKCPDCPKTFKTPGTLAMHRKIHTGEADATPKERPYTCSYCGKSFTQSNTLKQHTRIHTGEKPFHCGYCEKSFSVKDYLTKHIRTHTGEKPYTCPYCDKRFTQRSALTVHTTKLHPL; from the exons ATGGACACCCTGAAGACAGCCTTTCTGCCCAATCTCAGCATGGACCCCAATGTGCACGTGTCGCCGCACTATTGTCCCATGTGTCACCAGCAGTTTGAGCGACCGCAGCACGTCGCGGATCACATGCAGCTGTGCCACGGGATCACGCTGAACGCCCAGGGAGCCATTGCCACGCTGGACGGCGGTCATCCGCAGGCACAGCAGCACCCCAAGCTCAGCCACCCCTGCTTCAATTGTGATGAAAAGTTTGGCAACGCCGTCGATTTAGACGAACACCATCGGCTGGCCCATCAGACGCCCGCCTTCCTGTCCCGCTGCCTTATGTGCAGCATCTATGGCATCCACTCGGCCACCCAGCAGCCCAACGAGTACAAATGCACGCAGTGCGGCTCCATTTGCACCACCGCCATGCTGGCTGCCGGACAGCAGGGCTTTATGGAACAGCAGGAGGCGGCGGTGACGCCCGACGATCAGCTGCCGGCAATGGCGCCCCGTGATATGAGACTGACGCCCGAGGAGcagcaccatcagcagcaactgcaggcGGAGCACCAccatcagcaacagcaccaacaacaacaacagcagcagcagcagcagcaggaactgctggagcagcagcagcgtgaAATGCAGGAGCaggcgcaacagcagcaggtgcACCATCACCAGCAGGATCAGGATCTCGCCGGCGACCAGGTGGCGCTGAAGGTGCCACCACTCACCGTCAAGCTAAACAAGAACGCCAACGGTGGCGCCATTGTGTCGCATCCGCAGGTCATTATCAAGGAGGAGCCACTCAGCCTGAGCGACAGTGGTGATGTTGTCAACTCTGTGCCTGTCTATGCCATACAAGCCAATCCCGGTGTACCCGCTCCGGCCAGTTCGGGTGTGCTAGTCGGCACACAAACGGTACCTGCCGATCTGGCGCACAAGATCCGGCACAAATGTCCGGATTGTCCAAAGACCTTCAAGACGCCCGGCACGCTGGCCATGCACCGCAAGATACACACAGGCGAAGCAGA CGCCACGCCCAAAGAACGCCCCTACACGTGCTCCTACTGCGGCAAGTCCTTCACTCAATCGAATACACTAAAACAGCACACTCGCATACATACAG GAGAGAAGCCGTTCCACTGCGGTTACTGCGAGAAGTCCTTCAGCGTGAAGGACTATCTGACCAAGCACATACGGACGCACACCGGCGAGAAGCCGTACACCTGTCCGTATTGCGACAAGCGCTTCACGCAGCGCAGCGCCCTCACTGTGCACACGACCAAGCTGCATCCGCTCTAG